One Thalassoglobus sp. JC818 genomic region harbors:
- a CDS encoding DUF1080 domain-containing protein has product MHQTKLIAFLLSALCCHSYAFAQTETTTPFSTESEEGFVSLFDSESLNGWQGAKNVYYVEDGLLHSVPDQSGNLETINDYSDFVLRFEFRLTSGANNGIGLRVPPGQHAATQGMEIQLIDDSNDFAKKLKPYQTHGSVYGLIPAKQGFLKPVGEWNEQEIRCVGSRVTIITNGMIVVDGDVKKAYAAGPLDDREHPGIERHSGRIALLGHKSEVAFRNIRVKELTSTENEAEPIGE; this is encoded by the coding sequence ATGCATCAAACAAAACTGATCGCATTCCTTTTAAGCGCCCTCTGCTGTCACAGCTATGCATTTGCACAAACTGAGACCACGACGCCTTTTTCAACAGAGTCCGAAGAAGGATTCGTCTCGCTTTTCGACAGCGAAAGCCTAAACGGATGGCAAGGTGCGAAGAATGTTTATTACGTGGAGGATGGCTTACTTCACTCCGTTCCCGACCAATCGGGAAACCTCGAAACCATTAACGACTACAGTGACTTTGTGTTGCGTTTCGAATTTCGCCTGACATCCGGTGCGAACAATGGAATCGGCTTGCGAGTTCCACCCGGTCAACACGCTGCGACGCAAGGCATGGAAATACAACTCATCGACGATTCCAACGACTTCGCTAAAAAGCTGAAACCCTATCAGACACACGGTTCCGTATACGGGCTGATCCCCGCGAAACAGGGATTCCTGAAACCTGTCGGAGAATGGAACGAACAGGAAATCCGGTGTGTTGGTTCGCGAGTTACCATCATCACCAACGGGATGATCGTCGTGGATGGAGACGTGAAGAAAGCCTACGCCGCAGGCCCCCTCGACGACCGTGAGCACCCCGGCATCGAACGACACTCCGGACGAATTGCTCTGCTCGGACACAAGTCCGAAGTCGCATTTCGAAACATCCGCGTCAAAGAACTCACTTCGACAGAAAACGAAGCTGAACCAATCGGTGAGTGA